The proteins below are encoded in one region of Saccharomyces kudriavzevii IFO 1802 strain IFO1802 genome assembly, chromosome: 5:
- the SPF1 gene encoding ion-transporting P-type ATPase SPF1 (similar to Saccharomyces cerevisiae SPF1 (YEL031W); ancestral locus Anc_1.476) — protein sequence MTEKSFVSSPIVRDSVLLVPKSLISRPYVLPFFPLYATFAQLYFQQYDRYIKGPEWTFVYLGTLVSLNILVRLMPAWNVRVKAKFDYSTTKNVNEATHILIYTTANNGSDDIVEIQRVTEAGSLQTFFQFQKKRFLWQESEQVFSSPKFLVDESPKIGDFQKCKGHSGDLTHLKRLYGKNSFDIPIPTFMELFKEHAVAPLFVFQVFCVALWLLDEFWYYSLFNLFMIISMEAAAVFQRLTALKEFRTMGIKPYTINVFRNKKWVALETNELLPMDLVSVTRTAEDSAMPCDLILLDGSCIVNEAMLSGESTPLLKESINLRPSEDPLQLDGVDKIAVLHGGTKALQVTPPGHKSDVPPPPDGGALAIVTKTGFETSQGSLVRVMIYSAERVSVDNKEAIMFILFLLIFAVVASWYVWIEGTKMGRIQSKLILDCILIITSVVPPELPMELTMAVNSSLAALAKFYVYCTEPFRIPFAGRIDVCCFDKTGTLTGEDLVFEGLAGISEDSENIRQLYSATEVPESTILVIGAAHALVKLDDGDVVGDPMEKATLKAAGWAVEKKNSNYREGTGKLDINRRFQFSSALKRSASIASHNDTFFAAVKGAPETIRERLSTIPKNYDEIYKSFTRSGSRVLALASKQLPKLSQSKIDDLNRDEVESDLTFSGFLIFHCPLKDDAIETIRMLNESSHRSVMITGDNPLTAVHVAKEVEIVFGETLILDRAGKSDDGQLLFRDVEETISIPFDPSKDSFDHSQLFDRYDIAVTGYALNALEGHSQLRDLLRHTWVYARVSPSQKEFLLNELKDMGYQTLMCGDGTNDVGALKQAHIGIALLNGTEEGLKKLGEQRRFENMKMMYVKQTEFMARWNQPQPPVPEPIAHLFPPGPKNPHYLKMLESKGTIITPEIRKAVEEANSKPVEVIKPNGLSKKNPADLASMLLNSAGDAQGDEAPALKLGDASCAAPFTSKLANVSAVTNIIRQGRCALVNTIQMYKILALNCLISAYSLSIIYMAGVKFGDGQATVSGLLLSVCFLSISRGKPLEKLSKQRPQAGIFNIYIMGSILSQFAVHIATLIYITTEIYKLEPREPQVDLEKEFAPSLLNTGIFIIQLVQQVSTFAVNYQGEPFRENIRSNKGMYYGLLGVTGLALASATEFFPELNEAMKFVPMSDDFKVKLTVTLLLDFFGSWGVEHVFKFFFMDDKPSDISIQKVKIASK from the coding sequence ATGACAGAGAAATCATTTGTTAGCAGTCCTATTGTTCGGGACTCGGTATTATTGGTGCCAAAATCACTGATATCTAGGCCATACGTGTTACCGTTTTTCCCGTTGTACGCTACCTTTGCTCAATTATATTTCCAGCAATATGATCGTTACATCAAGGGACCTGAATGGACTTTCGTTTATTTGGGGACATTAGTCTCATTGAATATTCTGGTTAGGTTGATGCCTGCTTGGAATGTCAGAGTTAAGGCAAAATTCGACTATAGTACTACCAAAAATGTCAATGAAGCCACCCATATCCTTATCTACACCACCGCAAACAATGGTTCTGATGATATTGTAGAGATTCAAAGGGTTACTGAAGCAGGGTCTCTACAaactttcttccaattccagaagaagagattCTTGTGGCAGGAAAGCGAGCAAGTCTTTTCCTCACCAAAGTTTCTCGTTGATGAGTCCCCAAAGATTGgtgattttcaaaaatgtaaagGTCATTCTGGTGACTTGACCCACTTGAAAAGGTTATACGGTAAAAACAGTTTTGATATTCCTATCCCAACATTTATGGAGTTGTTTAAAGAACATGCTGTGGCGccattgtttgtttttcaagtattttGCGTTGCGTTATGGCTATTGGATGAGTTCTGGTACTATTCTTTGTTCAACTTGTTTATGATCATCTCCATGGAAGCAGCTGctgttttccaaagattGACCGCACTGAAGGAGTTTAGAACTATGGGCATCAAGCCTTATACCATCAACGTGTTcagaaacaaaaagtgGGTTGCTTTAGAAACTAATGAATTGCTACCTATGGACCTAGTCTCTGTAACGAGAACTGCCGAAGATAGTGCTATGCCTTGTGATTTGATCTTGCTTGATGGTTCCTGCATTGTTAATGAAGCAATGCTTTCAGGTGAATCTACGCCGTTGTTGAAAGAGTCTATCAATTTACGTCCTAGTGAAGACCCCCTACAATTGGATGGTGTTGACAAGATTGCCGTATTGCACGGTGGTACAAAGGCCTTACAAGTTACTCCTCCTGGACACAAATCGGATGTTCCACCACCACCTGATGGAGGTGCGTTAGCCATTGTCACTAAGACTGGATTTGAAACATCTCAAGGGTCTTTAGTACGTGTGATGATTTACTCTGCTGAACGTGTTTCTGTTGATAATAAGGAAGCAATAATGttcattctctttttgttaATCTTCGCTGTCGTCGCGTCTTGGTATGTCTGGATTGAAGGTACTAAAATGGGTAGAATTCAATCCAAATTGATCTTGGACTGTATTTTGATTATTACGTCCGTTGTTCCCCCTGAATTACCAATGGAATTGACCATGGCCGTGAATAGTTCGCTGGCTGCCCTCGCCAAGTTTTATGTCTACTGTACTGAACCATTTAGAATTCCATTTGCTGGTAGAATTGATGTTTGTTGTTTCGATAAGACTGGTACCTTAACCGGTGAAGATCTTGTTTTCGAAGGTCTAGCTGGTATCTCTGAAGACTCCGAAAATATTCGTCAACTATATAGCGCAACTGAAGTGCCAGAAAGTACAATTCTTGTTATCGGTGCTGCTCATGCTTTAGTCAAATTagatgatggtgatgttGTCGGTGACCCAATGGAAAAGGCTACCTTAAAGGCCGCGGGTTGGGctgttgaaaagaaaaatagcaACTATAGGGAAGGCACCGGTAAATTGGATATCAACCGTagatttcaattttcttccgCTCTAAAAAGATCTGCTTCTATTGCCTCTCACAATGATACCTTTTTTGCTGCTGTCAAAGGTGCACCTGAAACTATTCGTGAAAGACTTTCTACCATACCTAAAAATTATGATGAAATCTACAAGTCCTTTACACGTTCCGGTTCAAGAGTCCTTGCTTTGGCTTCTAAGCAGTTGCCAAAGCTGTCCCAATCTAAAATTGATGACTTAAACCGTGATGAAGTTGAATCCGATTTGACCTTCAGtggatttttgattttccaTTGTCCTTTGAAAGATGATGCTATTGAGACTATCAGAATGTTGAATGAATCTTCTCATCGTTCTGTTATGATTACTGGTGACAACCCATTGACTGCTGTTCATGTAGCTAAGGAAGTTGAAATTGTTTTCGGTGAGACTTTAATTTTGGACAGAGCTGGCAAATCTGATGATGGTCAATTATTGTTCCGTGATGTTGAAGAGACAATTTCGATCCCATTTGATCCATCAAAAGATAGTTTCGATCACTCTCAATTATTTGATAGATATGATATTGCTGTTACTGGTTATGCTTTGAATGCCTTAGAGGGACATTCTCAATTGAGGGATCTGTTACGTCACACCTGGGTGTATGCACGTGTATCACCATCCCAAAAGGAATTCTTGTTGAACGAACTAAAGGATATGGGGTATCAAACTCTAATGTGCGGTGATGGTACTAATGATGTTGGTGCCTTGAAACAAGCTCATATTGGTATTGCACTGTTAAACGGTACTGAAGAaggtttgaaaaaattgggtGAACAACgtagatttgaaaatatgaaaatgatgtaTGTGAAGCAAACCGAATTCATGGCTAGATGGAACCAACCACAACCACCTGTTCCTGAGCCAATTGCACATTTATTCCCACCTGGTCCAAAAAATCCTCATTACCTAAAAATGTTAGAAAGTAAAGGTACTATCATCACTCcagaaataagaaaagcAGTTGAAGAAGCAAACTCTAAACCTGTTGAAGTCATTAAACCAAACGGACTATCGAAAAAGAACCCTGCCGATTTAGCATCTATGTTGTTAAACTCTGCTGGTGATGCCCAAGGTGATGAAGCCCCAGCTCTTAAGTTAGGAGATGCATCCTGTGCTGCTCCATTTACTTCAAAACTTGCTAATGTTTCTGCCGTTACTAACATTATACGTCAAGGTCGTTGTGCTTTGGTCAATACAATTCAAATGTACAAAATTTTAGCTTTGAATTGTTTAATTAGTGCCTATTCTCTGTCTATCATATACATGGCCGGTGTCAAGTTTGGTGATGGTCAAGCTACAGTTTCTGGTTTGTTATTATCGGTTTGTTTCTTGAGCATTTCCCGTGGTAAACctttagaaaaattatcaaagcAAAGGCCACAAGCTggcattttcaatatttacATTATGGGATCTATTTTATCTCAATTTGCTGTTCATATTGCCACTTTGATCTACATTACAACAGAAATCTATAAATTGGAACCCAGAGAACCACAAGTTGAtcttgaaaaggaatttgCCCCATCGCTACTAAATACAggcattttcatcattcaatTGGTGCAACAAGTTTCAACATTTGCTGTTAACTATCAAGGAGAGCCATTCAGAGAGAATATTAGAAGCAACAAGGGTATGTATTATGGTTTATTGGGTGTGACAGGTTTGGCTCTTGCTAGTGCTACTGAATTTTTCCCTGAACTGAATGAAGCCATGAAGTTTGTGCCAATGAGCGATGACTTTAAAGTCAAATTGACGGTAACATTGCTacttgatttctttggtaGTTGGGGCGTTGAGCATgttttcaagttcttcttcatggATGACAAACCATCTGACATTTCTATTCAAAAGGTCAAGATCGCCTCTAAatga
- the ECM10 gene encoding Hsp70 family ATPase ECM10 (similar to Saccharomyces cerevisiae ECM10 (YEL030W) and SSC1 (YJR045C); ancestral locus Anc_1.474), which produces MSLARKAFRARNPLLTATRSQSTKIHGAVVGIDLGTTNSAVAIMEGKVPRIIENAEGSRTTPSVVAFTKDGERLVGTPAKRQSVINPENTLFGTKRLIGRRFEDTEVQKDINQVPFKIVKHSNGDAWLEARGQTYSPAQIGGFVLNKMKETAEAYLGKSVKKAVVTVPAYFNDAQRQATKNAGQIVGLNVLRVVNEPTAAALAYGLDKSESKVVAVFDLGGGTFDISILDIDNGVFEVKSTNGDTHLGGEDFDIYLLKEIISRFKAETGIDLENDRMAVQRIREAAEKAKIELSSTISTKINLPFITADATGPKHIDMTFSRAQLENLTAPLIDRMIDPVKKALRDAKLTSSDLSDILLVGGMSRMPKVVDTAKKLFGKDASKAINPDEAVALGAAIQGAVLSGEVTDVLLLDVTPLSLGIETLGGVFTRLISRNSTIPTKKSQIFSTAAAGQTSVEVRVFQGERELVKNNKLIGNFSLAGIPPAPKGIPQIEVTFDIDANGIINVSAKDLASNKDSSITVAEASGLSEMEIEQMVNEAEKYKGQDEARRKAIEIANKADQLANDTENSMKEFEGKLNKTDSQVLKDQITSLRDLLFRVQAGDEVNTEDLETKIGELQISSMKLFEQLYKNDSNSKSNTESDDLKG; this is translated from the coding sequence ATGTCACTAGCCAGGAAAGCCTTCCGGGCACGTAATCCACTTCTCACTGCAACTCGTTCACAGTCAACTAAAATTCATGGTGCAGTCGTCGGAATTGATTTAGGTACCACCAATTCTGCGGTAGCCATCATGGAAGGTAAAGTTCCTAGGATTATTGAAAACGCCGAAGGTTCTAGAACCACCCCATCTGTGGTGGCATTTACTAAAGATGGCGAACGCTTAGTTGGTACTCCTGCCAAACGTCAATCTGTTATAAACCCAGAAAACACTTTATTTGGTACCAAGCGTTTAATCGGTCGCCGTTTCGAAGACACTGAAGTACAGAAAGACATCAATCAAGttcctttcaaaattgtcaAGCACTCTAATGGGGATGCCTGGTTAGAGGCCAGAGGCCAAACATATTCCCCTGCTCAAATAGGTGGATTTGTTTTAaacaaaatgaaggaaacgGCTGAGGCTTACTTGGGTAAGAGCGTCAAAAAAGCTGTTGTCACTGTTCCTGCTTACTTTAATGATGCTCAGAGGCAGGCAACCAAGAATGCAGGACAAATTGTTGGGCTTAATGTGTTACGTGTTGTTAATGAACCAACAGCTGCTGCCTTAGCTTACGGTTTGGATAAATCAGAGTCAAAAGTCGTTGCGGTTTTTGACTTAGGCGGAGGTACTTTTGACATCTCCATTTTGGATATCGATAATGGTGTCTTTGAAGTCAAGTCTACTAACGGCGACACTCACTTAGGTGGtgaagattttgatatTTACTTGTTAAAGGAGATTATTTCTCGTTTTAAGGCTGAAACCGGTATTGATTTAGAAAATGACCGTATGGCCGTTCAAAGAATAAGAGAAGCCGCTGAAAAGGCCAAGATCGAATTATCCTCCACTATTTCGACCAAAATTAATTTGCCATTCATTACTGCTGATGCCACAGGTCCAAAGCATATTGATATGACTTTTTCTAGAGCTCAACTTGAGAATTTAACCGCTCCATTGATCGACAGAATGATCGACCCTGTTAAAAAAGCCCTGAGGGACGCAAAACTCACCTCATCTGATTTATCGGATATTCTATTAGTTGGAGGTATGTCAAGAATGCCTAAAGTTGTGGATACTGCAAAGAAACTATTTGGCAAGGACGCTTCCAAAGCTATTAATCCTGATGAAGCTGTCGCTCTAGGCGCCGCTATACAAGGTGCGGTATTATCTGGTGAGGTCACTGATGTTTTATTGTTGGATGTTACTCCCCTATCGTTAGGTATCGAAACTCTAGGAGGTGTTTTCACAAGActaatttcaagaaattccaCAATTCCCACAAAGAAAtctcaaattttttcaaccgCCGCAGCAGGTCAGACATCAGTGGAAGTAAGAGTCTTCCAGGGTGAGAGAGAGTTggtcaaaaataataaactaaTTGGTAATTTCTCTCTTGCGGGAATTCCGCCAGCACCAAAAGGTATTCCTCAAATTGAAGTTActtttgatattgatgCCAACGGCATAATCAACGTTTCAGCAAAAGATCTTGCCAGTAACAAAGACTCTTCCATTACCGTTGCGGAAGCGTCAGGACTGTCTGAAATGGAAATTGAACAAATGGTCAATGAAGCCGAGAAATATAAGGGCCAGGATGAAGCTAGACGGAAGGCTATTGAAATCGCTAATAAGGCTGACCAGTTAGCAAATGATACCGAGAATTCCatgaaagaatttgaaggCAAATTGAACAAGACAGACTCCCAAGTATTAAAGGATCAAATAACATCGTTAAGGGATTTACTTTTTAGAGTTCAAGCCGGAGATGAAGTTAATACCGAAGACTTGGAGACTAAAATTGGCGAATTACAAATATCATCGATGAAACTCTTTGAACAGTTGTACAAGAATGATAGTAATTCCAAATCTAATACTGAGAGTGACGACTTAAAAGGATGA
- the BUD16 gene encoding putative pyridoxal kinase BUD16 (similar to Saccharomyces cerevisiae BUD16 (YEL029C); ancestral locus Anc_1.471), translating to MPRLLATQSHVVHGYVGNKAATFPLQCLGWDVDCCNSVQFSNHTGYGLDKVFGTITNETDLKELLSGLFDNFPQDYQALLSGYLPNKNSVRCMGRFCAKFKEKNPEIIWLMDPVMGDEGQLYVSEDVIPEYRKLALSPKQLVDIITPNQFELEILYGEEIKTKDHLKKALEILHNTIPVIIVTSCDSKMFDDQDYIYCVASMKNKTPIVYRVPFIDSYFTGVGDLFSALLLDRVYKILSNPITTLKFEDQVNNVLNVIQKVLNLTRSYTSGKINAKMGSALEMKEMELRIVESRDIYETINVNENDYIYTRL from the coding sequence ATGCCTCGTCTCTTGGCAACGCAATCTCACGTAGTGCATGGTTATGTGGGAAATAAAGCTGCCACGTTTCCCTTACAATGTCTAGGCTGGGATGTAGATTGTTGTAATAGTGTCCAGTTTTCCAACCATACCGGGTATGGTTTAGATAAAGTCTTTGGAACTATCACAAATGAAACAGATTTAAAAGAACTCTTATCAGGTCTATTCGATAATTTTCCGCAAGACTACCAAGCTTTACTTTCAGGTTACTTGCCCAATAAGAACTCGGTTCGATGTATGGGGAGATTCTGTgccaaattcaaagaaaagaatccTGAAATAATATGGCTTATGGATCCTGTTATGGGAGACGAAGGACAATTATACGTTAGCGAAGATGTTATACCAGAATATAGAAAGCTTGCTCTGTCTCCAAAACAACTGGTTGATATAATAACCCCAAACCAATTTGAGTTGGAGATACTGTatggagaagaaatcaagacTAAAGACCATCTAAAGAAGGCGTTGGAAATCTTACATAACACTATTCCAGTAATTATCGTTACATCCTGTGACAGTAAGATGTTTGATGATCAGgattatatatattgcGTTGCTtcaatgaagaacaaaacacCGATTGTTTATAGAGTGCCCTTCATTGATTCTTACTTCACTGGAGTTGGTGACTTGTTTTCGGCTTTGTTATTGGATCGAGTGTATAAAATCTTATCAAACCCAATAACGACATTGAAGTTTGAAGACCAGGTTAATAATGTGTTGAACgttattcaaaaagttttaaATTTGACTAGAAGCTATACATCAGGAAAAATCAATGCCAAAATGGGTTCTGCTTTAGagatgaaagaaatggaaTTGCGAATTGTCGAGTCGAGAGATATATACGAGACGATCAACGTTAATGAAAACGATTATATCTACACCAGACTGTAA
- the VMA3 gene encoding H(+)-transporting V0 sector ATPase subunit c (similar to Saccharomyces cerevisiae VMA3 (YEL027W); ancestral locus Anc_1.469) produces MTELCPVYAPFFGAIGCASAIIFTSLGAAYGTAKSGVGICATCVLRPDLLFKNIVPVIMAGIIAIYGLVVSVLVCYSLGQKQALYTGFIQLGAGLSVGLSGLAAGFAIGIVGDAGVRGSSQQPRLFVGMILILIFAEVLGLYGLIVALLLNSRATQDVVC; encoded by the coding sequence atGACTGAATTGTGCCCTGTCTACGCCCCTTTCTTTGGTGCCATTGGTTGTGCCTCTGCAATTATCTTCACCTCATTAGGTGCTGCCTATGGTACTGCTAAATCTGGTGTTGGTATCTGTGCAACCTGTGTGTTGAGACCAGATCTGTTATTCAAGAACATTGTTCCTGTTATTATGGCTGGTATTATTGCCATTTACGGTTTGGTTGTTTCCGTTTTGGTTTGTTATTCATTGGGTCAAAAGCAAGCTTTGTACACTGGTTTCATTCAATTGGGTGCCGGTCTTTCTGTCGGTTTAAGTGGTCTAGCTGCAGGTTTCGCTATTGGTATTGTCGGTGATGCAGGTGTTAGAGGTTCTTCTCAACAACCAAGATTATTCGTCGgtatgattttgattttgatttttgctGAAGTTTTAGGTCTGTACGGTTTGATTGTTGCTTTGTTGTTGAATTCCAGAGCCACTCAAGATGTTGTCTGTTAA
- the SNU13 gene encoding RNA binding protein SNU13 (similar to Saccharomyces cerevisiae SNU13 (YEL026W); ancestral locus Anc_1.465), producing MSSPNPKAFPLADAALTQQILDVVQQAANLRQLKKGANEATKTLNRGISEFIIMAADCEPIEILLHLPLLCEDKNVPYVFVPSRVALGRACGVSRPVIAASITTNDASAIKTQIYAVKDKIETLLI from the coding sequence ATGTCTTCTCCAAACCCAAAGGCTTTCCCATTAGCTGATGCTGCACTAACCCAACAAATCTTGGATGTTGTTCAACAAGCTGCAAATTTGAgacaattgaagaagggtGCCAACGAAGCTACCAAGACTTTGAATCGTGGTATCTCtgaattcatcatcatggCCGCTGACTGTGAACCTATTGAAATCTTATTGCATTTGCCATTACTATGTGAAGACAAGAACGTTCCATACGTCTTTGTCCCATCTAGAGTTGCTTTAGGTAGAGCTTGTGGTGTCTCTAGACCAGTTATTGCTGCTTCTATTACCACTAACGATGCTTCTGCTATCAAAACCCAAATCTACGCCGTCAAGGACAAGATTGAAACTTTGTTGATTTAA